The proteins below are encoded in one region of Stieleria sp. JC731:
- a CDS encoding serine hydrolase has translation MIRQVRQFANVVQDACVFLAFFAPAFVVGMLAEKNLMAVEPQDAQEVASPDFSDFDEFIDRVLREWKVPGVAVGVISEDRVILAKGYGARDIENDLPVTSKTLFSIASITKPFTATAVAMLVDEGKLDWNDRVHDHLHDFQLSDADATVQLSVRDCLAHRTGLAMAGLRWYGVKGWPEEHITPAQSYRTLRYLELTSRPRSTFQYSNSGYLIAGQLIEGLSEQSWEEFIESRLLKPLGMTTSNFSIQNSQSNSDHAQPYGMVGDQVAPRPFFPGEVVGPVAGINSNVDDMIRFLQFNLAQGEFNETQVVSKASMRELLTPEVAMPEFNRFDETTGFHSMGWQIFLIRGEKWARHTGSIPGFTAVAAFCPKRQCAYVVLTNLAYRPTAELIELNIRSRLLGRQPKDEFAFYRNLEQAGSEAYEQARLARRPAQVQATSPTFPLERYVGVYSHPAFGTFEVLLQDRQLRWHHHGFRGPLAHYHFDSFDMEGDRTYNGIVDDDIRRELVSFHANSNGDIESLSLVRFPVPSPVIFTKADVQRQ, from the coding sequence ATGATTCGACAAGTAAGGCAATTTGCCAATGTGGTTCAGGATGCTTGTGTCTTTCTTGCATTTTTCGCACCTGCTTTCGTTGTGGGAATGCTCGCTGAAAAGAATTTGATGGCGGTAGAGCCACAGGATGCTCAAGAGGTAGCGAGTCCTGACTTTTCGGACTTCGATGAGTTCATTGACCGCGTCTTGCGCGAATGGAAAGTGCCGGGCGTTGCCGTTGGGGTTATCAGTGAAGACCGCGTGATACTGGCGAAGGGATACGGGGCTCGAGACATCGAAAATGACTTGCCGGTGACGAGCAAGACGTTGTTTTCCATTGCTTCGATCACCAAGCCCTTCACAGCAACTGCCGTGGCGATGCTAGTTGATGAAGGAAAGCTGGATTGGAATGACCGAGTCCACGATCATTTGCACGACTTTCAGTTGTCAGATGCAGATGCCACTGTTCAGCTTTCAGTCCGTGACTGTTTGGCTCATCGCACGGGTTTAGCGATGGCAGGTCTTCGTTGGTACGGGGTTAAGGGTTGGCCCGAAGAGCATATCACTCCCGCGCAGTCGTACCGAACACTGCGGTATCTTGAGTTAACTTCGCGGCCGCGATCGACATTTCAGTACTCCAACAGCGGTTACCTGATCGCGGGGCAGTTGATCGAAGGACTGTCAGAGCAATCCTGGGAGGAGTTTATCGAGAGCCGGCTTTTGAAACCTCTTGGGATGACAACTAGCAATTTTTCGATTCAGAATTCGCAGTCCAATTCCGATCACGCTCAGCCCTACGGCATGGTTGGAGATCAAGTGGCGCCCCGGCCGTTTTTCCCCGGAGAAGTTGTGGGACCTGTAGCTGGTATCAACTCCAATGTGGACGACATGATCCGATTCCTGCAATTCAATTTGGCCCAAGGCGAATTCAACGAGACGCAGGTTGTGTCAAAAGCCAGCATGCGAGAGCTATTGACGCCTGAGGTTGCGATGCCGGAATTTAATCGGTTCGATGAAACGACAGGTTTTCATAGTATGGGCTGGCAAATATTCCTTATTCGTGGTGAAAAGTGGGCACGACACACCGGCAGTATTCCCGGCTTCACGGCGGTCGCGGCTTTCTGTCCCAAGCGACAATGTGCCTATGTCGTACTGACGAACCTGGCTTATCGTCCGACGGCCGAACTTATCGAATTGAATATCCGCAGCCGTCTGTTGGGCCGACAGCCCAAAGACGAGTTTGCCTTCTACCGAAACTTAGAGCAAGCGGGAAGTGAGGCCTACGAGCAGGCTAGGTTAGCGCGGCGCCCTGCTCAAGTTCAAGCGACATCGCCAACGTTTCCGCTAGAGCGATACGTTGGGGTTTATTCGCATCCGGCGTTTGGGACCTTTGAAGTTTTGCTCCAGGATCGTCAACTGAGATGGCATCATCACGGTTTTCGTGGGCCGTTAGCCCATTATCACTTTGATAGTTTCGACATGGAGGGCGATCGAACGTACAACGGGATTGTTGATGACGACATTCGGCGTGAACTGGTGAGTTTTCATGCCAACTCGAATGGCGACATCGAGTCTCTGAGTCTAGTTCGTTTTCCAGTGCCCTCGCCGGTCATTTTCACCAAAGCTGATGTGCAGCGACAGTGA
- a CDS encoding DUF4303 domain-containing protein encodes MRNSELIDDLKLQLPAAIKSNYIDLTSEYGDICGYAICTTPYIESIIPAYQRESELQACDAKRLSLAIHFPPEWNSFGTLEFGDDIQALSTKLSHRRFGIDDGEELDADTVFDAILEVFAGLERDGVFGKRSPNRFLTMWSIGNDEHWILKASKELNSDDVHATACQAFGRNP; translated from the coding sequence TTGCGCAATTCAGAACTTATCGATGATCTGAAGCTACAATTGCCAGCGGCGATCAAATCGAACTATATCGATCTTACCTCCGAGTATGGTGACATCTGCGGCTATGCGATTTGTACGACGCCGTACATTGAATCGATAATTCCAGCGTATCAGCGTGAATCGGAGTTACAGGCATGTGACGCCAAACGCCTCTCGCTCGCCATTCACTTTCCACCGGAGTGGAATTCGTTTGGCACACTTGAATTTGGCGACGACATCCAAGCATTGTCAACGAAACTCTCGCACCGGCGCTTTGGTATTGACGACGGAGAGGAACTTGATGCCGACACCGTTTTTGACGCAATCCTTGAAGTCTTCGCTGGTCTCGAACGTGATGGAGTGTTCGGCAAACGTTCACCAAACCGCTTCCTAACGATGTGGAGCATAGGCAACGATGAACATTGGATTCTGAAGGCATCCAAGGAACTCAACTCTGACGATGTTCATGCGACTGCATGCCAAGCGTTTGGTCGCAATCCATAG
- a CDS encoding DUF6882 domain-containing protein: MYHNPCINPRIAVCLLLLALAPSGCGKSSQPSEPQMSSAESDDFQDLLEASMKELQLKTEAHKAWGLGTFDRWNIDQDVGDLVFSNADGTTAVAPAQIIGSFSTSDNSWLWAWDNPSIDDDLKFHALKLKEYGEKHGIEKLTTQKWTGTEDDAWAMAALAVKLCDAQGAYRGPAGPSYVFLTFGEVKISKPQDGS, from the coding sequence ATGTACCATAATCCATGCATCAATCCACGCATCGCCGTTTGCTTGCTACTGCTCGCTTTGGCACCGAGCGGCTGCGGCAAGTCTTCGCAGCCAAGTGAGCCACAGATGTCTTCTGCGGAATCGGATGACTTCCAAGATCTGCTTGAAGCCAGCATGAAAGAATTGCAGCTCAAGACCGAAGCTCACAAGGCATGGGGATTGGGGACGTTCGACCGATGGAACATCGATCAGGATGTAGGCGACCTCGTGTTCTCGAATGCGGATGGCACAACAGCAGTTGCACCGGCACAGATCATCGGTTCGTTCAGCACCAGCGACAATTCCTGGCTATGGGCTTGGGATAATCCATCGATTGACGATGATCTCAAATTCCATGCTTTGAAATTGAAGGAATACGGCGAAAAGCACGGTATCGAGAAACTGACCACGCAAAAATGGACTGGCACTGAAGACGATGCGTGGGCGATGGCCGCCCTCGCGGTAAAACTATGTGATGCTCAAGGTGCGTATCGCGGTCCTGCTGGTCCGTCGTATGTGTTCCTGACGTTCGGCGAGGTCAAAATTAGCAAGCCTCAAGATGGCTCATAG
- a CDS encoding thioredoxin family protein, which yields MTFRKSSNQTDQWRAFCAKHDRYVSQLPRLVSVFATADRFDQFLQSGVYDDANSILTIMSLTDDEWVPFSLFVDQYSTDYQSYFTDTMYVAYHREHDQRHWQPATTRFKRDDLQFPRTIVHFWAKWDAHDRTMDANLRPAIGQFLGRVEFRSLDVDIPQLHDVCRDAGIANVPSLVFYTDGNTDRLLVGVRDSDAIINEIETWLTETKPDN from the coding sequence ATGACGTTCCGCAAATCGAGCAACCAAACCGACCAGTGGCGGGCGTTCTGCGCCAAACACGATCGCTACGTGTCGCAGTTGCCTCGGCTTGTTTCCGTCTTCGCAACCGCCGATCGTTTCGATCAATTCCTTCAATCCGGTGTCTACGACGACGCCAACTCGATCCTGACGATCATGTCGCTGACCGACGACGAATGGGTGCCGTTCTCTTTGTTTGTCGATCAGTATTCGACTGACTACCAATCGTATTTCACCGACACCATGTACGTGGCGTACCACCGCGAACATGACCAACGCCACTGGCAACCGGCGACTACTCGCTTCAAACGTGACGACCTGCAGTTCCCGAGGACGATTGTCCATTTTTGGGCGAAATGGGACGCACATGACAGAACAATGGACGCGAATCTCCGACCGGCAATCGGACAATTCCTTGGTCGCGTTGAATTCCGATCCCTTGATGTCGACATCCCGCAATTGCACGACGTCTGTCGCGATGCGGGCATTGCCAATGTACCGTCGCTCGTGTTCTATACCGACGGCAACACAGACCGCTTACTTGTTGGCGTCCGTGATTCTGATGCCATCATTAACGAAATCGAAACGTGGCTCACCGAAACAAAGCCCGATAATTAA
- a CDS encoding endonuclease/exonuclease/phosphatase family protein, producing MKTLAFLIVIFASLASEIMAKPFRIATYNLNWGNRRGDQVLDAISKAKPDLVCFQESTQQSERFLQDKLAEDFPHFASVGHQGRYAAERFSFASKLPLSDVRFIPPSAGLFGFCTANIVVGDVPVQIINVHLTPVVLKRGDRVAAAMLALSDAEAKHEVEIAAISTVLDPTRPSIVLGDFNSISTFVAPRTLTNMGLVDSFAAVTTDADAKPTWTWPTRPLPISLRIDYIFHTKHFSTIASSIVQREGSDHSLVVSELSLRPTDG from the coding sequence ATGAAGACACTTGCTTTTCTTATCGTGATCTTTGCTTCTCTTGCATCAGAAATAATGGCGAAGCCATTTCGTATTGCAACGTACAATCTGAACTGGGGGAATCGTCGCGGGGACCAAGTGCTTGACGCCATCTCGAAGGCGAAACCAGATCTTGTATGCTTTCAAGAGTCAACGCAGCAATCAGAGCGATTCTTGCAAGACAAGCTCGCTGAAGACTTTCCACACTTTGCTTCGGTCGGGCACCAAGGCCGCTACGCGGCAGAACGGTTCTCTTTCGCATCAAAGCTCCCGCTCTCGGATGTTAGATTCATTCCTCCCAGTGCCGGCCTATTTGGGTTTTGTACCGCGAACATTGTTGTTGGTGATGTGCCCGTTCAAATCATCAATGTTCATCTGACTCCGGTCGTACTGAAGCGTGGCGACCGTGTTGCCGCGGCAATGCTTGCCTTGTCCGATGCCGAGGCAAAACACGAAGTTGAGATCGCGGCGATCTCGACCGTACTGGACCCGACGCGTCCGTCTATTGTGCTTGGTGACTTCAATAGCATTTCGACATTCGTCGCACCACGTACCCTGACGAACATGGGGCTTGTTGATTCGTTTGCTGCTGTAACCACTGACGCGGATGCCAAGCCGACTTGGACATGGCCCACTCGTCCGCTGCCGATCTCACTGCGAATTGACTACATCTTTCACACGAAGCACTTTTCGACGATCGCATCGTCTATAGTTCAACGTGAAGGTTCGGATCACTCACTTGTTGTTTCCGAACTCTCACTCCGACCCACAGACGGCTGA
- a CDS encoding CPCC family cysteine-rich protein, which yields MIDSHCPIDRFPNACPCCGYATLDERCGWEICRICWWEDDGQDNHNATLVAGGPNSHVSLARARLNFITSGIFQPRRDDLREAQNSPEGVERLRIFAFLADKQTLTEQGTDWSVSVAQLDDDSTASYFDSGKWVRYRRRYLDSALLDGIIDTVEWDEKLEQWTYRIRDSEGRPVNKTFTAADFEQGASENVE from the coding sequence ATGATTGACTCTCATTGTCCCATCGACCGATTTCCGAACGCTTGTCCGTGTTGTGGATATGCGACGCTCGATGAACGTTGTGGCTGGGAGATTTGTCGCATCTGTTGGTGGGAAGATGACGGGCAGGACAATCACAATGCAACATTGGTTGCTGGTGGGCCAAACTCGCACGTGTCACTTGCCCGTGCCCGCTTGAATTTCATCACTAGCGGCATCTTTCAGCCAAGACGAGATGATTTACGTGAAGCTCAAAATTCGCCGGAGGGCGTCGAGCGACTTCGTATTTTTGCTTTTCTAGCAGATAAGCAAACACTTACGGAGCAAGGAACTGATTGGAGCGTCAGCGTTGCACAGCTTGATGACGACTCCACTGCATCCTATTTCGACTCAGGTAAATGGGTGCGATACAGACGCCGCTATCTTGATTCGGCACTCTTGGATGGCATTATTGACACTGTTGAATGGGACGAGAAGTTGGAGCAATGGACGTACCGAATTCGTGACAGCGAAGGTCGCCCTGTGAACAAAACATTCACGGCGGCAGACTTCGAGCAGGGTGCAAGTGAAAACGTCGAGTAA
- a CDS encoding DUF695 domain-containing protein: MSDTKSEWALSQMQNDAEKILFRKKLAAKTAAKCNPTTHVVYLTFGCKSEPGEVGFYTEEDQITLERIEANEIAELESKTGAELVAVVSAWRMCDYILYCEDAELFLDSAIYLRDAYPQFQIGCECNPDPEWEVYDDLPPAAEARQP, encoded by the coding sequence GTGAGCGATACTAAATCTGAGTGGGCGTTGTCCCAAATGCAAAACGACGCGGAGAAGATTCTGTTTCGTAAAAAGCTCGCTGCAAAAACTGCGGCTAAATGCAATCCCACGACGCACGTCGTTTATCTGACCTTTGGCTGCAAGTCTGAACCCGGCGAGGTCGGATTCTACACCGAGGAGGATCAAATAACGTTGGAGAGGATCGAGGCGAACGAGATCGCAGAGTTAGAATCCAAAACCGGCGCGGAACTGGTAGCCGTAGTTTCCGCTTGGCGGATGTGTGACTACATTTTGTACTGCGAAGACGCTGAACTATTTCTTGATTCGGCGATTTACTTGCGAGATGCATATCCACAATTCCAGATTGGATGCGAGTGTAATCCAGATCCCGAATGGGAAGTTTACGATGACTTGCCGCCTGCCGCCGAGGCAAGGCAACCATGA
- a CDS encoding ankyrin repeat domain-containing protein → MNRAVKQGDLAEVDRLLASGATVNGTGANGMTPLMTACAAGDIAAVRHLISLGADVNGCSKYRSALMLAAETGHADIVQLLLLNGVDTDWTNFRSEDAYSIAVNRRFTSIVDLLDRK, encoded by the coding sequence GTGAATCGAGCGGTTAAGCAAGGCGATTTGGCAGAAGTTGACCGTTTGCTCGCTAGTGGCGCAACAGTTAATGGAACGGGTGCCAATGGTATGACTCCGCTGATGACAGCATGTGCAGCCGGAGACATCGCGGCTGTCCGGCACCTGATCTCTTTGGGAGCGGACGTCAATGGTTGCAGCAAATACAGATCTGCATTGATGTTGGCAGCTGAGACTGGCCACGCCGACATCGTGCAACTACTGTTGCTTAACGGAGTTGATACCGATTGGACGAATTTTCGAAGCGAAGACGCATATTCGATCGCTGTGAATCGTAGGTTTACATCCATCGTAGACTTGCTGGACAGGAAATAG
- a CDS encoding PEP-CTERM sorting domain-containing protein (PEP-CTERM proteins occur, often in large numbers, in the proteomes of bacteria that also encode an exosortase, a predicted intramembrane cysteine proteinase. The presence of a PEP-CTERM domain at a protein's C-terminus predicts cleavage within the sorting domain, followed by covalent anchoring to some some component of the (usually Gram-negative) cell surface. Many PEP-CTERM proteins exhibit an unusual sequence composition that includes large numbers of potential glycosylation sites. Expression of one such protein has been shown restore the ability of a bacterium to form floc, a type of biofilm.), translated as MSKHANADLVLASFSGGSFGATNVNQTNSFNIVVGPQDVFISQLGFFDHNADGLLASHEVGVWNSSGTLVTSAIVPSGTSAQLVGQWRMVEIASIRLKSAETYLIGAQVFGDRYVFNGENGVYDDAVGPVSPGGSLTNGSGLNFPTNPTGGRFNANATISAVPEPSSFVLLVATSCVVFGKRRRR; from the coding sequence ATGAGCAAGCATGCTAATGCAGACCTTGTTTTGGCGTCATTTTCCGGAGGCAGTTTTGGTGCAACGAATGTGAATCAGACAAATTCGTTCAATATCGTAGTTGGGCCACAAGACGTATTTATATCGCAGCTCGGCTTTTTCGACCACAATGCAGATGGATTACTCGCATCGCATGAGGTTGGTGTCTGGAACTCTAGCGGCACGCTTGTTACATCTGCAATCGTTCCGTCGGGTACCTCTGCACAGCTTGTCGGGCAGTGGCGAATGGTTGAGATTGCCTCGATTCGTCTCAAGTCGGCGGAGACCTATCTAATTGGTGCTCAGGTGTTTGGAGACCGCTATGTCTTCAATGGGGAAAATGGCGTTTACGATGATGCGGTCGGTCCTGTGAGCCCCGGAGGTTCGTTGACCAATGGAAGCGGATTGAACTTCCCGACTAATCCGACGGGTGGAAGGTTCAACGCGAATGCGACGATCTCTGCGGTGCCAGAGCCTTCGTCGTTCGTTCTGCTGGTCGCCACATCGTGTGTTGTCTTTGGAAAACGACGAAGGCGATAA
- a CDS encoding DUF2071 domain-containing protein, translated as MRLPAICGIIDRRILANYRVDPKCMSAALPVPFRPQIVNGYAIGGICLIRLKRVRPKLLPIPWGISSENAAHRIAVEWEIDGQTMHGVYIPRRDTNSMLNSLAGGRIFPGVHHHSRFTVAEKNDHYSVTMASDDGVANVLVAGSVASEFADSSVFDSLESASDFFALGSLGYSDSKTTGQFDGLELQCENWHVESLNIDTIRSSYFEDQSRFPSGSVEFDCALLMREIVHEWHGHPDLCCSAEMTA; from the coding sequence ATGCGTTTACCAGCTATCTGCGGAATCATCGATCGACGCATTCTCGCGAACTATCGCGTGGATCCAAAGTGCATGTCCGCGGCATTGCCTGTGCCATTCCGGCCACAAATCGTCAATGGATACGCCATCGGTGGGATCTGCCTTATTCGTCTCAAGCGGGTTCGACCGAAACTACTCCCAATTCCGTGGGGAATAAGCTCGGAAAATGCGGCGCATCGGATTGCGGTTGAATGGGAGATAGATGGCCAAACCATGCATGGCGTTTACATCCCGCGACGTGATACCAACTCAATGCTCAATTCTCTTGCCGGTGGCAGGATTTTTCCCGGAGTACATCACCATTCAAGATTCACCGTGGCAGAAAAAAACGATCACTATTCCGTAACAATGGCTAGTGACGATGGCGTTGCAAACGTTCTCGTTGCCGGTTCTGTCGCCTCGGAATTTGCGGACTCATCCGTTTTCGATTCTCTCGAATCGGCCTCTGACTTCTTCGCACTGGGATCACTTGGATATTCGGACTCCAAGACCACTGGTCAATTTGATGGCCTTGAATTGCAATGCGAGAATTGGCATGTCGAATCATTGAACATTGATACAATTCGATCCAGCTACTTCGAGGATCAATCACGATTCCCGAGTGGTTCGGTCGAATTTGACTGCGCCCTGCTAATGCGAGAAATTGTTCATGAATGGCACGGTCACCCAGATCTTTGCTGTTCCGCAGAAATGACGGCATAA
- a CDS encoding SMI1/KNR4 family protein: MWKELIANLTDEAEFASPATPDSISSVETLLGVRLPEDLSALLAESNGVVGEYGVDRIWNTERIERENNELRTEGDYKSLYMPFDHLLFFADAGNGDLFGYAILDGEIRKDDIYAWDHEDDSRKWVAGSLRGYIQTWLDGSLEI, encoded by the coding sequence ATGTGGAAAGAGCTTATCGCCAACCTTACCGATGAAGCTGAATTCGCTTCACCTGCAACGCCCGACTCAATTTCATCCGTCGAAACGTTGCTCGGGGTCCGACTACCAGAGGACCTCTCGGCATTACTTGCAGAGTCCAATGGTGTTGTCGGTGAGTACGGTGTCGATCGGATCTGGAACACAGAGCGAATCGAGCGCGAAAATAACGAGCTTCGAACTGAAGGCGATTACAAGTCGCTTTACATGCCTTTCGACCATCTCCTCTTTTTTGCTGATGCAGGGAATGGCGACTTGTTCGGCTATGCAATCCTCGACGGTGAGATTCGTAAAGATGACATATATGCATGGGATCATGAAGACGATTCCAGAAAGTGGGTCGCGGGATCCCTTCGTGGCTACATACAAACTTGGCTCGACGGATCACTGGAAATTTAA
- a CDS encoding suppressor of fused domain protein — protein MNSINRFNTVEKHIREFFADHPITEHQWTLGPVPEAMPEFRVLCAAPGNRTGCWTYLSVGASCIEHEDSGLLEFFIISPVEDLRNVELVTMTAWYHKSKTLGWGHTFPIGESWLGDSHCDHMLISTPYPFGPDLEICNFPNGHIHLLWLLPITEAERDYKLANDLESLEQSFEDAGLEYWNVSRSSVV, from the coding sequence GTGAATTCAATAAATCGCTTCAACACCGTTGAGAAACACATTCGCGAATTCTTCGCCGATCACCCGATCACGGAGCATCAATGGACACTCGGTCCAGTTCCTGAAGCGATGCCGGAGTTTCGGGTCCTGTGTGCCGCGCCCGGGAATCGGACTGGTTGCTGGACCTATCTCTCTGTCGGCGCTTCGTGCATCGAACACGAAGATTCCGGCCTGCTCGAATTCTTTATCATTTCGCCGGTTGAAGACCTCAGGAACGTCGAACTGGTCACCATGACCGCGTGGTATCATAAAAGCAAAACGCTTGGCTGGGGCCACACGTTTCCAATTGGTGAATCGTGGCTTGGTGATTCACATTGCGATCACATGCTCATCTCCACCCCGTATCCATTCGGCCCCGATCTCGAAATCTGCAACTTTCCGAACGGACACATTCATCTTCTCTGGCTCTTGCCAATCACCGAAGCCGAACGTGACTACAAGCTCGCCAATGACCTTGAATCACTGGAACAATCATTTGAAGATGCTGGACTTGAGTACTGGAATGTCTCTCGGTCATCCGTTGTCTAA
- a CDS encoding type II toxin-antitoxin system RelE/ParE family toxin: MAEIEWTEEAERRLRCVHDYIAQDNPTAAAKVVVEIYEKIQLLSSHSRLGQRYEPIVDREVREIHYGHYRIPYLVASDDLIRVLGVFHSAMDLGHYLQ; this comes from the coding sequence ATGGCAGAAATAGAGTGGACTGAAGAGGCTGAACGTAGGTTGCGGTGCGTTCATGACTATATTGCCCAAGACAATCCCACTGCGGCCGCTAAGGTTGTGGTTGAAATCTACGAAAAGATCCAGCTCTTATCATCGCATTCTCGTCTAGGGCAGCGCTATGAGCCGATTGTGGATCGCGAGGTCCGGGAGATTCATTATGGGCATTACCGCATACCCTACCTGGTTGCGTCGGACGATTTAATTCGTGTGTTGGGTGTTTTTCATTCAGCAATGGATCTTGGTCATTACCTCCAGTAG